Proteins from a genomic interval of candidate division WOR-3 bacterium:
- a CDS encoding VOC family protein, with protein MMQTNHIAILVRNLESVSKSLPPACILHAPEEQPAEGTRERYVTFGGENVPALLLIQAIADGPYSRALEKRGPGLHHIGCVCGDIEKEVSRCSILGLLLHPISLLTRKYGVVWLCRPGVPYLVELMENPEQSEILFDKETIRLPAGTRIPPFAVKLSSNLTIATGDIQKIAITAGAIEVSIDPSEV; from the coding sequence ATGATGCAAACAAACCATATTGCGATTCTTGTGCGAAATCTTGAATCCGTTTCAAAATCGTTACCACCGGCATGCATTCTTCATGCCCCTGAAGAACAACCCGCGGAGGGAACGAGAGAGCGATACGTAACATTTGGCGGTGAAAATGTACCGGCGTTGTTGCTAATCCAGGCAATAGCGGACGGACCTTATTCAAGAGCTTTGGAGAAGCGAGGGCCGGGTCTTCATCACATTGGATGCGTTTGCGGTGACATTGAGAAGGAAGTTTCCAGGTGTTCTATACTGGGATTGCTACTGCATCCGATTTCACTGCTAACCCGCAAGTATGGTGTTGTTTGGCTATGCCGTCCGGGAGTACCGTACCTTGTAGAATTGATGGAAAATCCTGAACAGAGCGAGATACTCTTCGATAAAGAGACGATCCGTCTGCCTGCTGGGACTCGGATTCCACCTTTTGCAGTCAAATTGTCGTCCAACCTCACTATTGCGACCGGCGATATCCAGAAAATCGCTATAACTGCAGGAGCGATAGAGGTTTCCATTGACCCAAGCGAAGTATGA
- a CDS encoding HAD-IA family hydrolase, whose product MSLKSEIKVIMFDAGGILFTAGIPRDERIKAILRSMRLNKDIIDSALKKGNEFFSVFNESGRWINNWDEEKELFLNYYSVIAKEINVSDVYLSEKLFYLTHYANHCTLYPEVIDVLDSISKHYKLGVISNAYPSLDWIFDKLDIRKYFDTIIISAFIGKAKPEKSIYEKALEKINSEASECLFIDNKIINVEAAKAIGMKGIHIDREKNESLNIVKEKLIFI is encoded by the coding sequence TTGAGCTTAAAAAGTGAAATAAAAGTGATAATGTTTGACGCAGGTGGAATTTTATTTACGGCCGGAATTCCCAGGGACGAGAGAATAAAAGCAATCCTAAGATCAATGAGATTAAACAAGGATATTATTGATAGCGCATTAAAAAAAGGAAATGAATTCTTTTCTGTTTTTAATGAGAGTGGAAGATGGATAAATAATTGGGATGAAGAAAAAGAACTATTTTTAAATTATTATTCTGTTATTGCAAAAGAAATTAATGTTTCTGATGTTTATTTAAGTGAAAAGCTATTTTACCTTACTCATTATGCAAATCATTGCACTTTATATCCAGAAGTAATCGATGTTTTAGATAGTATATCAAAACATTATAAATTAGGAGTAATATCCAACGCGTACCCAAGTTTAGATTGGATTTTTGATAAACTGGATATAAGAAAATATTTTGATACTATCATAATCTCAGCATTTATTGGAAAAGCAAAACCAGAAAAATCAATTTATGAAAAAGCTTTAGAAAAAATAAATTCTGAAGCCAGTGAATGCTTATTTATTGATAATAAAATTATAAATGTTGAGGCTGCTAAAGCCATAGGTATGAAAGGAATTCATATTGATAGAGAAAAAAATGAAAGTTTAAATATTGTAAAAGAAAAATTAATATTCATATAA
- a CDS encoding type II toxin-antitoxin system RelE/ParE family toxin, with product MIRSFKDKETEKIWNQKYSKRFPINIQKIGYRKLIILHRSKDLNDLRIPVGNKLEILSGKRMGQYSIRINNQWRICFNWKNGIASEVEIIDYH from the coding sequence GTGATTAGATCGTTTAAAGATAAAGAAACGGAAAAAATTTGGAACCAGAAATATTCTAAGCGATTTCCTATAAATATCCAGAAAATTGGATATAGAAAGTTAATTATCTTGCACCGTTCAAAAGATTTAAATGATTTAAGAATCCCAGTAGGTAATAAACTTGAAATATTATCTGGAAAAAGGATGGGTCAATACAGTATACGGATTAACAATCAATGGCGGATATGTTTTAACTGGAAAAATGGAATTGCATCAGAAGTTGAAATTATAGATTATCATTAG
- a CDS encoding class I SAM-dependent methyltransferase, translated as MGKERIYNDILMHNKYAWNKAVDSGDEWTVPVSREIIEEAKKGNWKIFLTPLKPVPKEWSRDLRGLKVLCLASGGGQQGPLFSALGADVTVFDNSPKQLMQDQYVAERDSLKIKTVEGDMADLSCFENEMFDLIFHPVSNSFVPDILPVWMETYRVLKRNGILLSGFANPLVYLFDSEKMEQDVLEVKHKIPYSSAQELTDEEKKIYFEKGYALEFSHTLDDQIGGQIKAGFVVNGFYEDYHNEGILSKFIPSYIATRAVKQ; from the coding sequence ATGGGAAAAGAAAGAATTTATAACGATATTTTAATGCATAATAAATATGCTTGGAATAAGGCTGTGGATTCGGGCGACGAATGGACTGTCCCTGTGAGCAGGGAAATAATCGAAGAAGCAAAAAAAGGCAACTGGAAAATATTTTTAACGCCTTTAAAACCGGTTCCGAAAGAATGGTCTCGGGACTTGAGGGGCTTGAAAGTTTTATGTCTGGCGTCTGGCGGAGGACAGCAGGGGCCTTTATTTTCTGCTCTTGGCGCCGATGTGACTGTTTTTGACAATTCTCCCAAGCAATTAATGCAGGACCAATACGTCGCCGAACGAGATTCATTGAAAATTAAAACAGTCGAAGGAGACATGGCTGATTTATCATGTTTTGAAAATGAAATGTTTGACTTAATTTTCCATCCGGTTTCAAATTCATTTGTGCCGGACATATTGCCGGTTTGGATGGAAACATATCGTGTATTGAAGAGAAACGGAATCCTTTTATCCGGTTTTGCGAATCCTCTTGTATATCTTTTTGATTCAGAGAAAATGGAACAAGATGTTCTTGAAGTCAAACACAAGATTCCATACAGTTCTGCGCAGGAGTTAACAGATGAAGAGAAGAAAATTTATTTTGAAAAAGGATATGCGCTTGAATTCAGTCATACGCTTGATGACCAGATCGGCGGGCAGATAAAAGCGGGATTTGTAGTTAACGGATTTTATGAAGATTATCATAATGAGGGCATTCTTTCAAAATTCATCCCTTCGTACATTGCGACCAGAGCAGTTAAACAGTGA
- a CDS encoding DUF2130 domain-containing protein: MKDKITCPNCGHSFDVEEAISGKLEAHFKSEYERKVAEQIEKFNAEKKKLEEERNIVAEQKEKQEELLKKELSKALEIESKKIEKLTSESYEETIKSLKEENEKRKSENKTLREKEVALMRQEAELKEKQEDLYLQVEKQILEKQKEIEDKARAKERESFELEKIKLLKQIEDNKKLAEEMKRKAEQGSMQLQGEVQELAIEDLLSKTYPFDKIQEVPKGVRGADCIQTVINSIQQECGSIVYESKRTKNYSNDWIDKLKQDQVTCKADLAVLVTEAMPGDMDRFGERNGVWICGFHEVRGLSFVLREMLIKTQSVKISQENKGDKMELLYTYLTSNEFVQNIKRIVENYDDMVVQLNSEKKAMYKIWALREKQIWAVQENVSALFGAIKGIAGKEMETSNVLQLPDNQIE, encoded by the coding sequence ATGAAAGATAAAATAACCTGCCCAAATTGCGGACACAGCTTTGATGTTGAAGAAGCGATATCAGGAAAACTTGAAGCTCATTTCAAGTCGGAGTATGAGCGAAAAGTGGCCGAGCAAATTGAAAAATTCAACGCGGAAAAAAAGAAACTTGAAGAAGAACGGAATATTGTAGCTGAACAAAAAGAAAAGCAGGAAGAATTGTTAAAGAAAGAGCTTTCCAAAGCTTTGGAAATTGAAAGCAAGAAAATTGAAAAACTTACTTCTGAAAGCTACGAAGAGACAATTAAATCTCTAAAAGAAGAAAATGAAAAACGAAAATCTGAAAACAAAACTCTTCGGGAAAAAGAAGTCGCATTGATGAGACAAGAAGCAGAACTAAAGGAAAAACAAGAAGATCTATATCTCCAAGTCGAAAAGCAGATCCTTGAAAAACAAAAGGAAATAGAAGACAAAGCACGGGCAAAAGAGCGGGAGAGTTTTGAATTGGAAAAAATCAAACTCCTAAAGCAAATCGAAGACAATAAAAAACTCGCTGAAGAAATGAAGCGCAAGGCAGAACAAGGTTCAATGCAATTACAGGGTGAGGTTCAAGAACTTGCAATTGAAGATTTGCTTTCAAAGACGTATCCCTTTGATAAAATCCAGGAAGTTCCAAAAGGAGTTCGCGGGGCGGACTGCATTCAAACAGTAATCAATTCAATACAGCAGGAATGCGGCTCTATTGTCTATGAGAGCAAAAGAACCAAAAACTATTCCAATGATTGGATTGATAAATTGAAGCAGGATCAAGTTACATGCAAAGCTGACCTGGCAGTTTTAGTCACAGAGGCAATGCCGGGCGATATGGACAGATTCGGCGAAAGAAACGGAGTTTGGATCTGCGGCTTTCACGAAGTTCGGGGTCTTTCATTTGTTCTGAGAGAAATGTTGATAAAAACACAGTCCGTAAAAATATCCCAAGAAAACAAAGGGGATAAAATGGAGCTTCTTTACACTTATTTGACAAGCAATGAGTTCGTTCAAAACATCAAAAGAATAGTTGAGAACTATGATGATATGGTTGTACAGCTGAATTCAGAGAAAAAAGCTATGTATAAAATTTGGGCTCTAAGAGAAAAACAAATTTGGGCAGTTCAAGAGAATGTTTCTGCTCTGTTCGGCGCAATAAAAGGAATTGCAGGAAAGGAAATGGAAACCTCAAATGTTCTACAGCTTCCTGATAATCAGATAGAATAA
- a CDS encoding GNAT family N-acetyltransferase translates to MLRLKRIEIYCDLDLLPESGYVSDIRYRVDYTDEEDRTKFILTRQTNQKPFIKKWIRTDDEKDRLTEIIDQELSYTLFKDDFPVGHFLLERRDWNNTLYIESIEIIRKERGKGLGTYLMKEIDKIAREKGFRLINLETQTSNGVAIDFYKKNGYRIEGIDISFYTNDDLEKHEMAVFMKKRIF, encoded by the coding sequence ATGTTGAGATTAAAGAGAATCGAAATATATTGTGATCTCGATCTTTTACCCGAATCAGGATATGTCTCTGACATCAGATATAGAGTCGACTACACTGATGAAGAGGACCGGACCAAGTTCATCTTGACAAGACAAACGAATCAGAAACCATTCATCAAAAAATGGATCAGAACAGATGATGAGAAAGACAGGCTCACTGAAATAATAGATCAGGAATTGTCATATACTTTATTTAAAGATGATTTCCCAGTTGGTCATTTTCTGCTTGAAAGACGGGATTGGAACAATACTCTTTATATTGAATCAATAGAAATAATCCGGAAAGAAAGAGGAAAAGGTTTGGGTACTTATTTGATGAAAGAAATAGATAAAATTGCGAGGGAAAAGGGCTTTAGATTAATAAACCTTGAAACACAGACGAGTAACGGCGTAGCAATAGATTTCTATAAAAAGAATGGCTACAGGATAGAGGGAATTGATATATCGTTCTATACAAACGATGATTTGGAAAAACACGAAATGGCGGTTTTCATGAAGAAGAGGATTTTCTGA
- a CDS encoding epoxyqueuosine reductase, whose product MITKDRIKEIAFRQGVDLFGVASVDRFENAPKGFHPKDIYSKTETVIAFAIRLPKESLFAENPVPFSHTNTLAMQKMDTITYDISTELDKLGVKNVLIPTDDPYLYWDNKKQEGRAILSLRHVGYLAGLGKLGKNNLLINKDYGNMIQIGALLTSVRYESNPMADYEVCPPNCRICLDICPQKALTGETVIQKECRPISNFKTEKGYTIKKCFECRKRCPSVFGIKTAPLIL is encoded by the coding sequence ATGATCACAAAAGACAGAATAAAAGAGATTGCATTTAGACAAGGTGTTGATTTATTTGGAGTCGCATCTGTGGACAGGTTCGAAAATGCGCCCAAAGGATTTCATCCCAAGGACATTTATTCAAAGACCGAGACAGTAATTGCTTTTGCGATTCGACTGCCCAAAGAATCTTTATTCGCGGAAAATCCCGTGCCCTTTTCTCATACGAATACTTTGGCCATGCAGAAAATGGATACGATAACGTATGACATTTCTACCGAACTTGACAAATTGGGTGTAAAAAACGTTTTGATACCGACTGATGACCCATATTTGTATTGGGACAATAAAAAACAGGAAGGCCGTGCGATATTATCGCTCAGGCATGTCGGATATTTGGCAGGATTGGGAAAACTTGGAAAAAATAATCTGTTGATAAACAAGGATTATGGAAATATGATTCAAATCGGCGCATTATTGACTTCTGTGAGATATGAATCGAACCCAATGGCGGATTATGAAGTTTGCCCCCCGAATTGCAGGATTTGTCTGGATATTTGCCCTCAAAAGGCATTGACAGGAGAAACAGTTATTCAAAAGGAATGCAGACCAATTTCAAATTTCAAGACTGAAAAAGGATATACGATAAAAAAATGCTTTGAATGTAGAAAAAGATGTCCGAGTGTGTTTGGGATAAAGACAGCACCGTTAATTCTCTGA
- a CDS encoding HigA family addiction module antidote protein: protein MNKIPDVTPGEILFEEFLSPLNISAYKLAKDTHIPATRVSQILKAKRRITADTALRLSKYFGNSAEFWLGIQDEYDLRKEKKRLKKELEDIPKAIA, encoded by the coding sequence ATGAATAAAATACCTGATGTAACACCCGGAGAAATTTTATTTGAAGAATTTCTTTCTCCTTTAAATATCAGTGCTTATAAACTTGCAAAAGATACTCATATACCGGCAACGAGAGTATCGCAAATATTAAAGGCAAAACGAAGAATTACAGCAGACACAGCATTAAGATTATCCAAATATTTTGGAAATTCTGCTGAATTCTGGTTAGGTATCCAGGATGAGTATGATCTGCGAAAAGAAAAGAAGCGGCTAAAAAAAGAGTTGGAAGATATACCAAAAGCAATTGCATAA